The Anaerobranca gottschalkii DSM 13577 genome contains a region encoding:
- the alr gene encoding alanine racemase: MYRKTFAEIHLDNIIHNIGVLTERLPKDVKIMAVVKADGYGHGSVEVSKAAIKGGAEYLAVALVEEAVVLRENGITDTPILVLGYTPPQSADDLVRYNITPTLYDLDLAKALNSKLTNKIKVHVKVDTGMGRLGVLPRNINSFLLELTKLDNIEVEGIFTHYAAGEERENPHTVKQFLKFKEILANLPYQIPLKHIANSAGAMENLTDQSFNMVRLGIAMYGLYPSQKQKGKVFLKPALELKSEIAYLKEVEKGAPISYSMTYKTSGPATIATIPIGYADGYFRDFSNKGFVTIKGKKAPVVGRVCMDYIMVDVTGIPVKLGDEVLIYALEGENTVDNLAPLIDTINYELVCAISKRVPRIYRGLEG, translated from the coding sequence ATGTACCGAAAAACCTTTGCAGAAATTCACTTAGACAATATAATTCATAATATCGGAGTTTTGACAGAAAGGTTGCCTAAAGATGTAAAAATCATGGCTGTAGTTAAAGCTGATGGCTATGGCCATGGCAGTGTAGAAGTTTCAAAAGCAGCCATTAAAGGTGGGGCAGAATATCTGGCAGTGGCATTGGTGGAAGAGGCAGTTGTCCTTAGAGAAAATGGTATTACAGATACCCCTATTTTAGTTTTAGGTTATACTCCTCCCCAAAGTGCCGATGATTTAGTAAGATACAATATAACCCCGACCCTTTATGATTTAGATTTAGCTAAAGCCTTAAACTCAAAATTGACTAATAAAATAAAAGTTCATGTCAAGGTAGATACAGGAATGGGTAGATTAGGGGTTTTGCCAAGAAATATCAACTCTTTTTTATTAGAATTAACAAAATTGGATAATATAGAAGTAGAAGGAATTTTTACCCACTATGCCGCAGGGGAAGAAAGGGAAAATCCCCATACTGTAAAACAGTTTCTAAAATTTAAAGAAATTTTAGCTAATCTACCTTACCAAATCCCCTTAAAACACATAGCTAACAGTGCAGGGGCTATGGAAAATTTAACAGATCAATCCTTCAACATGGTCCGTTTAGGTATTGCTATGTATGGTTTATACCCCTCCCAAAAACAAAAAGGAAAAGTTTTCTTGAAACCTGCTTTAGAATTAAAGAGTGAAATAGCTTATTTAAAAGAAGTGGAAAAAGGTGCTCCTATAAGCTACTCTATGACCTATAAAACATCTGGTCCTGCAACTATAGCAACTATCCCCATAGGCTATGCCGATGGCTATTTTAGAGATTTTTCCAATAAAGGATTTGTCACAATTAAAGGGAAAAAAGCCCCCGTTGTAGGTAGAGTATGTATGGATTATATTATGGTAGATGTAACGGGGATACCAGTCAAATTAGGAGATGAAGTACTGATTTATGCCTTAGAAGGAGAAAATACCGTTGATAATTTAGCACCTTTAATAGATACTATAAACTATGAACTGGTATGTGCTATATCTAAGCGTGTTCCAAGAATTTACAGAGGATTAGAAGGCTAA
- a CDS encoding CBS domain-containing protein, whose translation MLVKEFYNKEVISINKDQTVEEATQLMIEHNVGGLPVVDNENSLVGMVTEKDILSRHKKIMPLPYIDVLGVFLYLEDPGRANEELKKSLAVKIEDLMSTPVYSVTLEDEIDIPLEFMVRKGFNRIPVEQDGKLVGIITRHDLLKAIVKKEE comes from the coding sequence ATGTTGGTAAAAGAGTTTTATAATAAAGAGGTAATCAGTATAAACAAGGATCAGACTGTAGAGGAAGCAACACAGTTAATGATAGAACATAACGTTGGAGGACTTCCCGTTGTAGATAATGAAAATTCCTTAGTGGGAATGGTTACAGAAAAAGATATCCTTTCCCGCCACAAAAAAATAATGCCACTACCATATATCGATGTTTTAGGGGTCTTTTTGTACTTAGAAGATCCTGGAAGGGCTAATGAAGAACTAAAAAAATCTTTAGCGGTAAAAATAGAAGATTTAATGTCAACTCCTGTATATTCAGTAACTTTAGAAGATGAGATTGATATTCCCTTAGAATTTATGGTGAGAAAGGGATTTAATCGAATTCCAGTGGAACAAGACGGCAAACTAGTGGGAATTATAACCCGTCATGATCTATTAAAAGCAATAGTAAAAAAGGAGGAATGA
- a CDS encoding NAD(P)H-hydrate dehydratase, whose amino-acid sequence MKALKGSDVKKIDLLCQEKYKIPTLLLMEHSGLKVVEEIQHYPGHTKFTVIVGKGNNGGDGLVVARLLHLKGFSVKVFLTEENLQGDAKINLEIVKSLPIPLFRDLPSLDRILEETDVIIDGLFGVGFKGTIGGIAKEIVQKINSSGKYVLCIDIPSGLAGDGPMENREIVKGDKTVTLGLPKENLLLSKGRVYAGELVVKDIGIPPELINQYKTDTYWLTEDIVKKLLPKRSQDSHKGSYGTGIIVGGSKGMSGAVILAAHAALRAGIGLLYTLVDRELVNTIETSSYESITLEMEEDLEKFKPILVNYLAKAQSLLIGPGFSTNNREELFIYILNNFPGKIIIDGDGLNLLAKIQDYSLIRENHILTPHPKEMSRIIGLTVEEILKDSINIVREYSKKYRCTIVLKGSTTCIGTKNGEVFLNTTGNNGLATGGSGDVLGGIILGLLAQGLSVEEGAQLGVYLHGLAADIIAEEKGYFSLLPRDLPEALALAFKKLY is encoded by the coding sequence GTGAAAGCGCTTAAAGGCAGTGATGTTAAAAAAATTGATCTATTGTGCCAGGAAAAGTATAAAATACCCACCCTTTTACTGATGGAGCACAGTGGTTTAAAGGTGGTAGAAGAAATTCAACATTATCCCGGACACACTAAGTTTACCGTTATTGTAGGGAAAGGGAATAATGGAGGAGACGGATTAGTAGTAGCAAGACTTTTACATCTTAAAGGATTTTCCGTTAAAGTTTTTCTAACAGAAGAAAACCTCCAAGGTGATGCAAAAATTAATCTAGAAATAGTTAAATCCCTCCCTATCCCGTTGTTTAGAGACCTTCCTTCATTGGATAGGATTTTAGAAGAAACCGATGTAATTATAGATGGATTATTTGGTGTTGGGTTTAAAGGGACAATTGGAGGAATTGCTAAGGAAATAGTACAAAAAATTAATTCTTCTGGTAAATACGTCCTTTGTATTGACATTCCCTCAGGATTAGCAGGGGACGGACCAATGGAAAATAGGGAAATTGTCAAAGGTGATAAAACAGTAACTTTAGGATTACCAAAGGAAAATTTACTTCTTTCCAAGGGAAGGGTCTATGCTGGAGAACTGGTGGTAAAAGATATCGGCATTCCCCCTGAGCTAATAAATCAATACAAAACTGATACCTATTGGTTGACAGAGGATATCGTTAAAAAGCTCTTACCTAAGAGAAGTCAAGACAGCCATAAAGGGAGTTACGGAACTGGCATTATTGTAGGGGGAAGTAAAGGGATGTCCGGTGCAGTTATTTTAGCTGCCCATGCTGCCCTAAGGGCGGGGATAGGTCTCCTCTACACCTTAGTTGATAGAGAACTGGTTAATACAATTGAAACCTCAAGTTATGAATCTATTACCCTGGAAATGGAAGAAGATCTAGAAAAATTTAAACCTATTTTGGTAAATTATCTAGCAAAGGCCCAAAGTCTACTTATAGGACCGGGTTTTTCTACAAATAATAGGGAAGAATTATTTATTTATATTTTAAATAATTTCCCTGGAAAAATTATTATCGATGGCGATGGTTTAAACCTTTTAGCAAAAATACAAGATTATTCCCTTATTAGGGAAAACCACATATTGACACCCCATCCTAAAGAAATGAGCAGGATTATTGGACTTACTGTAGAAGAAATCCTTAAAGACTCCATAAATATTGTAAGGGAATATAGTAAAAAATACCGATGTACTATAGTATTAAAAGGAAGTACTACCTGTATTGGTACAAAAAATGGGGAAGTTTTTTTAAATACCACTGGCAATAACGGTTTAGCTACCGGTGGAAGTGGCGATGTATTAGGAGGAATTATCTTAGGGTTATTAGCCCAAGGTCTATCGGTGGAAGAAGGAGCTCAGCTTGGTGTATATTTACATGGGTTAGCTGCAGATATTATAGCTGAAGAAAAGGGGTATTTCAGTTTATTACCTAGGGATTTGCCAGAGGCTTTGGCTTTAGCATTTAAAAAATTATATTAA
- a CDS encoding holo-ACP synthase: protein MIIGVGVDIVDIPRITKVLEGRGEKFLQRIFTKKELELMSLKPATVAGRFAAKEAVAKALGVGIGLISWQEIEIIKDNLGKPKVRLTGRALKRAKVLGIARVHLSISHSKTQAVAYVIGEG from the coding sequence ATGATTATCGGTGTAGGGGTAGATATAGTTGATATCCCCAGAATAACTAAAGTTTTAGAAGGGAGGGGGGAGAAGTTTTTACAGCGGATATTTACAAAAAAAGAATTAGAATTGATGTCATTAAAACCTGCTACCGTTGCAGGCCGTTTTGCAGCGAAAGAAGCAGTGGCGAAGGCTTTGGGAGTGGGAATAGGTTTGATTAGTTGGCAGGAAATTGAAATAATCAAAGATAATTTGGGAAAACCTAAAGTAAGGCTAACCGGTAGGGCATTAAAACGGGCAAAGGTCTTAGGAATAGCAAGGGTACATCTATCTATTAGCCATTCTAAAACCCAGGCAGTTGCCTATGTTATCGGGGAGGGTTAA
- a CDS encoding YheC/YheD family protein: MKKRIIGLLYSGELDKDLYLKYQNACNKLPDQIVLLPITKENLKKRSFALPQGIYNLCYNNTDKIIKEVEKIVGKNRVFNRITKFDKWEIYNLLLPTKEILLPKTLEFTSANLKYFSEIEDKIILKPKIGSKGEGVILLEKKEDGYYLIDKAFNNPVKFSHIDEIIHYISILTKGYLIQKFVENKRLGTNFFDIRIYVQKNIWGRWQITGGISRIAVNKSFITNIVKKVVDYTIPLQELYSERVVFEIIENLTYTSLQVANILEGKFGLLGELAVDYSLGLNDKIYIIEVNGKPMKTLAKRLQSPELYNNLYLRPMEYAYYLTKTKL, translated from the coding sequence ATGAAAAAAAGGATAATCGGTTTATTATATTCCGGAGAGTTAGATAAAGATCTTTATTTAAAATATCAAAATGCTTGCAATAAATTACCTGATCAAATTGTATTACTACCTATTACTAAAGAAAACCTAAAAAAAAGATCCTTTGCTCTTCCCCAAGGGATCTATAATCTCTGTTATAATAATACTGATAAAATAATTAAAGAAGTTGAAAAGATAGTCGGGAAAAATAGGGTTTTTAACAGAATAACCAAATTTGACAAATGGGAAATTTACAATTTATTACTCCCAACAAAGGAAATTCTTTTACCTAAAACCTTAGAGTTTACCTCTGCTAATTTAAAATATTTTTCTGAAATAGAAGATAAAATTATTTTAAAACCCAAGATAGGTAGTAAAGGGGAAGGAGTAATTTTACTAGAGAAAAAAGAAGATGGCTATTATCTTATAGATAAAGCTTTCAATAATCCGGTGAAATTTTCCCATATTGATGAAATTATCCACTATATATCCATACTTACCAAAGGCTACTTAATCCAAAAGTTTGTAGAAAATAAAAGGCTAGGAACAAATTTTTTCGATATTAGAATTTATGTACAAAAAAACATTTGGGGTAGATGGCAAATAACCGGTGGAATTAGCAGGATAGCAGTAAACAAAAGTTTTATTACAAACATAGTAAAAAAAGTGGTGGACTATACCATTCCCCTCCAAGAGTTATATTCTGAAAGAGTGGTATTTGAAATTATAGAAAATTTAACATATACCAGTTTACAGGTTGCCAATATATTAGAAGGGAAGTTTGGCTTATTAGGAGAATTGGCGGTGGACTACTCCCTAGGATTAAATGATAAAATATATATAATCGAGGTTAATGGAAAACCAATGAAAACTTTAGCCAAAAGGCTTCAAAGTCCAGAACTATATAATAACCTCTATTTAAGACCAATGGAATATGCCTATTACCTTACAAAAACAAAGTTATAA
- a CDS encoding (2Fe-2S)-binding protein, which produces MGNCNCCRGSNKSVQPVIGEYVCYCNKVTEKDIVNAIDNGCNTVKEVIEMTGAMKNSNCAVNNPKGRCCYPDIVEVFNKYKK; this is translated from the coding sequence ATGGGTAATTGTAATTGTTGCCGAGGAAGTAATAAGTCTGTCCAGCCAGTAATTGGTGAGTATGTTTGTTATTGTAATAAAGTGACGGAAAAAGATATTGTCAATGCAATAGATAATGGTTGTAATACTGTTAAGGAAGTTATTGAAATGACTGGAGCCATGAAAAATAGTAATTGTGCTGTTAACAACCCTAAAGGAAGATGTTGTTATCCAGATATTGTAGAAGTTTTTAATAAATATAAAAAATAG
- a CDS encoding class I SAM-dependent rRNA methyltransferase, translating into MTKVYLKSGEQKRIVNGHRWIYSNEIEKIEGGYEPGDIVDVYDFKSRFIGRGYINPKSKITVRLFTYKQEEINREFFKTKIEEAWQYRQRIMDTNCCRVIFGEADFLPGLIVDKFGDYLVIQTLALGIDIHKSTIVELLDEIIKPKGIYERNDVQVRELEGLDQRKGYLKGNFPTKVQIIENGIKMWVDIENGQKTGYFLDQKENRLAIAPFVKDSKVLDCFSHTGSFTLHACQFGAKQVTAVDISEHAIETIKENVALNGFEEKVDYRLGNAFDILRDLQREGEKFDVTILDPPAFAKSKKALKGAIRGYKDINLRGMKITKNGGFLVTASCSHYMTPELFMEVIKDAAADAKKILRQVEFRTQSKDHPIVLNADESLYLKFGIFQVLDR; encoded by the coding sequence ATGACAAAGGTTTATCTAAAGTCAGGAGAACAAAAAAGAATAGTAAATGGTCATCGTTGGATATATTCTAATGAAATCGAAAAAATAGAAGGAGGATATGAGCCGGGGGATATAGTTGATGTTTATGACTTTAAAAGCCGGTTTATAGGGAGAGGTTACATAAACCCCAAATCAAAAATCACAGTAAGGCTCTTTACCTATAAACAAGAAGAAATAAACAGGGAGTTCTTTAAAACAAAAATAGAAGAAGCGTGGCAATATCGACAAAGGATTATGGATACAAACTGTTGCCGGGTTATATTTGGAGAAGCGGATTTTTTGCCTGGTTTAATTGTAGATAAATTTGGAGATTACTTAGTTATTCAAACTTTGGCTTTGGGTATCGATATCCACAAATCCACTATTGTGGAGCTATTAGATGAAATTATCAAGCCTAAAGGTATATATGAAAGAAATGATGTTCAAGTGAGGGAATTAGAAGGCCTTGATCAAAGGAAGGGTTACTTAAAAGGTAATTTTCCTACAAAAGTTCAAATTATAGAAAATGGGATTAAAATGTGGGTAGATATAGAAAATGGGCAGAAAACTGGATACTTCTTGGATCAAAAGGAAAATCGTCTAGCAATTGCCCCCTTTGTAAAAGACAGTAAAGTTTTAGATTGTTTTAGCCACACCGGTTCCTTTACTCTCCATGCCTGTCAATTTGGTGCTAAACAGGTCACTGCAGTTGATATCTCTGAACATGCTATAGAAACTATTAAAGAAAATGTCGCCTTAAATGGATTTGAGGAAAAAGTAGACTATCGTTTAGGAAATGCCTTTGATATATTGAGGGATTTACAAAGGGAAGGGGAAAAATTTGATGTAACTATCCTCGACCCTCCAGCCTTTGCTAAATCAAAAAAAGCCTTAAAGGGTGCTATTAGGGGATATAAGGACATAAACTTAAGGGGAATGAAAATTACTAAAAATGGTGGATTTTTAGTTACAGCATCTTGTTCCCACTATATGACCCCAGAGCTTTTTATGGAAGTAATTAAAGATGCCGCAGCAGATGCTAAAAAGATTTTGCGTCAAGTGGAATTTCGAACACAGTCAAAGGATCATCCAATAGTGCTAAACGCCGATGAATCTCTATATTTAAAATTTGGTATCTTTCAAGTTTTAGATAGATAA
- a CDS encoding ammonia-forming cytochrome c nitrite reductase subunit c552, with amino-acid sequence MKSIFFILVVVLFFTGCSSQNTLPEMPQGVVPAEYWADKYPDQYNTYLKNAEMEATTFGGSIPVDYLEKYPDLKVLYAGMGFSKDYLKARGHVYSLEDAINTARPKPGASCLTCKTADYLDMVNEYGKDFYAMDFTEMAAKAVNPISCYDCHLSTPGEAVITRNHLKEALELLDTQFKMGDLTCAQCHVEYYLDPVTKEVVLPWEYGITVDGMEKYFDERGYYDWIHPTTGTPLLKVQHPEFETYYGSVHSKFGLSCIDCHMPKVENDDGDLFRSHHWTSPLKYIEASCMGCHTGDAEDLIARVEEIQLGVYTKTNEVSALIVQLIQELTEAVESGKYSEEFLNEVRSYHRKAQWRWDFVFVENSTGFHNSKLAHETLDAARYYAEKGLELLRNQR; translated from the coding sequence ATGAAGAGTATATTCTTTATTCTCGTGGTTGTGTTATTTTTCACAGGCTGTTCATCTCAAAATACGCTACCAGAAATGCCTCAAGGGGTTGTTCCTGCTGAGTACTGGGCGGATAAGTATCCAGATCAATACAATACTTACTTAAAAAATGCTGAAATGGAAGCCACAACTTTTGGTGGTTCAATTCCCGTTGATTATCTGGAAAAGTACCCAGACTTAAAAGTCCTTTATGCAGGTATGGGGTTTAGTAAAGACTATTTAAAGGCTAGAGGACATGTCTATTCCCTCGAAGATGCCATAAATACTGCTAGACCTAAACCAGGTGCCAGTTGTTTAACCTGTAAAACAGCGGATTACTTAGATATGGTAAATGAATATGGCAAAGATTTCTATGCTATGGATTTTACTGAAATGGCAGCTAAGGCAGTTAACCCCATTAGTTGCTATGACTGTCATCTAAGTACTCCAGGTGAAGCTGTCATCACTAGAAACCACTTAAAAGAAGCCTTAGAACTTCTAGATACCCAATTTAAAATGGGTGATTTAACCTGTGCCCAATGCCACGTAGAATATTATCTTGACCCTGTAACTAAAGAAGTTGTTTTACCTTGGGAATATGGAATAACAGTCGATGGAATGGAAAAATATTTCGATGAACGGGGTTATTATGATTGGATTCATCCTACGACTGGAACTCCACTATTAAAGGTACAGCATCCAGAATTTGAAACATATTACGGCAGTGTACATAGCAAATTTGGCTTAAGCTGTATCGATTGTCATATGCCTAAAGTCGAAAATGATGATGGAGATTTGTTTAGATCCCATCACTGGACAAGTCCTTTAAAGTATATAGAAGCTTCCTGTATGGGTTGCCATACCGGAGATGCAGAGGACTTGATCGCCCGTGTTGAAGAAATTCAGTTAGGTGTATATACCAAAACCAATGAAGTAAGTGCTCTAATAGTTCAGCTAATCCAGGAGTTAACAGAGGCGGTAGAAAGCGGCAAATACTCAGAAGAATTTTTAAATGAAGTTAGGAGTTATCACAGAAAAGCTCAATGGAGATGGGATTTTGTTTTCGTTGAAAATAGTACAGGATTCCATAACTCCAAGTTAGCCCACGAAACTTTAGATGCCGCCCGTTACTATGCGGAAAAAGGGCTGGAGTTGTTGAGAAATCAAAGATAA
- a CDS encoding cytochrome c biogenesis protein ResB, giving the protein MKEDNILKEIWKALHSMRFGIILLLIIGISSIAGTVIPQKNPLIFYQREYSSFMYTIITTLNLHDVYNSWWFITMMVLLAVNLVLCSIIRLPKIIKRMVNVPSLDKELNRKDFLVKKVISNSEVNIEKLFRKGKFNRVKKIETSKGTYFFAHKNRLGYLGSWLSHVGLLIIILSYMFGQITGFETYIYGVPGISERVEGTPYEIQIDDFRIEFRDDLTVNQYISNITVKDFNSKKAIKAGELSVNNPFRAEKFSVYQNGTGWAVDMKLKRNGEEIANRILYQGEIHVDDNQRIALQFVNFYPHFDNSSGRPRTISPFPDNPKLLYTIFYEGRRVDMNVIGMGEELNWEEYTFIIDNPRHFTLLQITSDPGIPGAKLGSLLLLHGLMFAFYFFPKQLKALKMKDGKVIIWGDTDKNKENFKEEIERLLNIY; this is encoded by the coding sequence ATGAAAGAAGATAATATTTTAAAAGAAATTTGGAAAGCCCTTCATTCCATGAGGTTTGGAATAATTCTTTTACTCATTATTGGCATTTCTTCTATAGCAGGAACTGTAATTCCCCAAAAAAATCCCTTAATTTTTTATCAACGGGAATATAGTTCTTTTATGTATACTATTATAACCACATTAAATTTACACGATGTTTATAATTCTTGGTGGTTTATTACTATGATGGTATTACTGGCTGTTAATTTAGTATTATGTAGTATCATCAGGCTACCTAAAATTATCAAAAGAATGGTAAATGTCCCTTCTTTAGATAAAGAATTAAATAGAAAAGATTTTTTAGTTAAAAAAGTAATATCTAATAGTGAAGTAAATATTGAAAAACTATTTAGGAAAGGAAAATTTAATAGGGTAAAGAAAATAGAAACTTCTAAAGGCACTTATTTTTTCGCCCATAAAAATAGGCTAGGTTATTTAGGCTCTTGGTTATCCCATGTAGGGTTATTGATAATAATACTATCTTATATGTTTGGGCAAATTACTGGTTTTGAAACATATATCTATGGAGTTCCTGGGATTTCTGAAAGGGTAGAAGGTACTCCATATGAAATACAAATAGATGATTTTCGTATTGAGTTTAGAGATGACCTAACAGTCAATCAATATATAAGTAATATTACAGTTAAAGACTTTAATAGCAAAAAAGCTATTAAAGCAGGAGAACTTTCTGTTAACAACCCCTTTAGGGCTGAGAAATTTAGTGTATATCAAAACGGTACCGGTTGGGCAGTTGATATGAAGTTAAAGCGAAATGGTGAAGAAATTGCCAATCGAATCCTTTATCAAGGCGAAATCCACGTAGATGATAATCAAAGGATTGCTTTACAATTTGTTAATTTTTATCCCCATTTTGATAACTCCTCTGGAAGACCCCGTACCATTAGCCCATTCCCAGATAATCCAAAGCTCCTTTATACTATTTTTTATGAGGGGCGGAGAGTTGATATGAATGTCATCGGAATGGGTGAAGAACTAAATTGGGAAGAATATACCTTTATCATAGATAACCCTAGACACTTTACTCTCCTGCAAATTACCAGTGATCCAGGAATACCTGGTGCTAAGTTGGGAAGTTTATTGTTACTCCATGGACTTATGTTTGCATTTTACTTCTTCCCTAAACAACTTAAAGCCTTGAAAATGAAAGATGGAAAAGTGATTATTTGGGGAGATACCGATAAAAACAAAGAAAATTTTAAAGAAGAAATTGAAAGATTATTAAATATTTATTAG
- the ccsB gene encoding c-type cytochrome biogenesis protein CcsB, with product MELQRFLQIENSFFNIAITSYIVSMVLYFLFFVIKKESYGKYGSFFVKIALVFHTVAIIARGFGANRIPLTNQYEFATSFAWGIALCFIIFEQKYGYKAMGTFVTPIIFIIIGYAAMQSKDVRPLMPALQSYWLVFHVSTAVIGYGSFGVACGVSCMYLLKNKFPKDNFLNKHMPSLETLDLISYRAIALGFIFLTLCIVTGAIWAEQAWGRYWAWDPKETWSFITWIIYSVYLHVRITKGLKGKKAAILSVIGFLCVLFTYIGVNTLLPSLHSYA from the coding sequence ATGGAACTTCAGAGATTTCTTCAGATAGAAAACAGTTTTTTTAATATAGCCATCACCTCGTATATTGTTTCTATGGTCCTATATTTTCTCTTTTTTGTTATTAAAAAAGAGAGCTATGGTAAATACGGATCCTTTTTTGTTAAAATTGCTTTAGTTTTCCATACTGTAGCTATAATTGCTAGGGGATTTGGAGCAAACAGAATCCCTTTAACTAATCAATACGAATTTGCCACAAGTTTTGCTTGGGGTATTGCCTTATGTTTTATAATCTTTGAACAAAAATATGGGTACAAAGCTATGGGTACTTTTGTAACCCCTATAATCTTTATTATTATTGGTTATGCAGCTATGCAATCAAAGGATGTCCGTCCTTTAATGCCTGCTTTACAAAGTTATTGGTTAGTTTTCCACGTATCTACAGCGGTAATAGGCTATGGATCCTTTGGTGTTGCCTGTGGAGTATCTTGTATGTATTTATTAAAAAACAAGTTCCCAAAGGACAATTTTCTCAATAAACACATGCCATCTTTAGAAACCCTGGATTTAATTAGTTATCGGGCCATAGCTTTAGGGTTCATCTTCCTAACTTTGTGTATAGTAACTGGTGCCATTTGGGCTGAACAGGCTTGGGGTAGGTATTGGGCTTGGGATCCTAAAGAAACATGGTCCTTCATTACCTGGATAATTTATTCTGTTTACCTCCATGTCCGAATAACCAAAGGTTTAAAAGGTAAAAAAGCAGCAATACTAAGTGTTATAGGATTTTTATGTGTATTATTTACCTATATCGGTGTTAATACCCTACTACCTAGTTTGCATAGTTATGCTTAA
- a CDS encoding 4Fe-4S dicluster domain-containing protein — translation MDWSKEAEERIKKAPFFIRNFAKKKAEEVAKLRGKEIVDIEDVELAKRNKDLEDLTKLDLTIEGIENTKYKEIALCGGLKGCPLTLFNDEEVALLLDRIIKKLHLEEKIGKKIQGPILYHHKFKAAISGCPNNCSQPQIKDIGVIGYVKPKIISGFCIQCNRCISSCPEKLITLSQDPIIDYSQCLDCGLCIRACPTKSITEGEKGYRVIIGGRLGRKPHLAQHLVNVTTLEELEDILTKILLFYIKTLEENKNFSRMIECLGIEGLNL, via the coding sequence ATGGATTGGTCTAAGGAAGCTGAGGAAAGGATAAAAAAAGCTCCCTTTTTCATTAGAAACTTTGCAAAGAAAAAGGCAGAAGAAGTAGCTAAGTTAAGGGGTAAAGAAATTGTTGATATAGAAGATGTTGAGTTGGCAAAAAGAAATAAAGATTTAGAGGATTTAACTAAATTAGATTTAACTATTGAAGGTATCGAAAATACAAAGTATAAAGAAATTGCCCTTTGTGGAGGTTTAAAGGGATGTCCCCTAACTTTATTTAACGATGAAGAAGTAGCTTTATTATTAGATAGGATTATTAAAAAGTTACACTTAGAAGAAAAAATCGGTAAAAAAATTCAAGGCCCAATCCTATATCACCACAAATTTAAAGCTGCCATTAGCGGTTGTCCTAATAACTGTTCACAACCTCAGATCAAAGATATAGGGGTTATTGGTTATGTAAAACCAAAAATTATTTCTGGCTTTTGCATACAATGTAATAGATGTATCAGTTCTTGCCCTGAGAAATTAATAACCCTATCCCAAGACCCTATAATCGATTATAGCCAATGCTTGGATTGTGGACTATGCATTAGGGCCTGCCCTACTAAATCCATCACTGAAGGGGAAAAGGGATATAGAGTAATAATAGGGGGAAGATTGGGGAGAAAACCCCACCTAGCCCAACATTTGGTCAATGTAACTACTTTAGAAGAATTAGAAGATATTTTAACTAAAATATTATTGTTTTATATCAAAACTCTAGAAGAAAATAAAAATTTTAGTCGTATGATAGAGTGTTTAGGGATAGAGGGATTAAATCTATGA